One Nostoc sp. UHCC 0302 DNA window includes the following coding sequences:
- a CDS encoding tetratricopeptide repeat protein, with translation MIEQVATAFERKDYHTAAKLLKQLLKETPDNPWVQFYLARLHEASGKRQDAEEIYRQLLRDTTNTKIVVQARESLRRLQEIEQEERIRAISQATAQASDTKLGVLVLEPLASELKTVAAGKFAQIMQLDAYTARLILPSRGWRLYRTGQVGELRFYGEQLQQAGIPCFWTTIADIQKIQVFQVDYFQENTSKVTVVCRNEANQLGSLTFDWSEVKARVLGLLPIFEQVVDIDARRKLERKTQTQDYVQFCDLHLTDRNCILRLYDNGYEFQQGLEIISQVSQNTIRINWNSLLHWLEQQMPQVKVWSDFTHFADTVLDQTEMLSQIQSHVHLFRREQTNWDSAFHLYSGLVFVKGVMDSGL, from the coding sequence ATGATTGAGCAAGTTGCCACCGCCTTTGAGCGTAAAGATTATCACACTGCTGCTAAATTACTCAAACAGCTACTAAAAGAAACCCCAGACAATCCTTGGGTGCAATTTTATCTTGCAAGACTGCATGAAGCATCTGGAAAACGCCAGGATGCAGAAGAAATTTATCGTCAATTGCTACGAGACACAACCAATACCAAAATAGTCGTCCAAGCACGTGAAAGTTTGCGACGGCTACAAGAAATTGAGCAAGAAGAAAGAATAAGAGCCATTTCTCAAGCAACAGCCCAAGCCAGTGACACTAAACTTGGCGTACTCGTCTTAGAACCTCTCGCTAGCGAACTCAAAACAGTAGCAGCCGGAAAATTTGCTCAGATTATGCAGCTAGATGCTTATACTGCACGGTTAATACTACCAAGTCGTGGCTGGAGACTGTACCGCACTGGACAAGTAGGAGAACTCAGATTTTATGGCGAACAACTACAACAGGCTGGTATTCCCTGCTTTTGGACAACAATAGCTGATATTCAAAAAATTCAAGTCTTTCAAGTTGACTATTTCCAAGAAAACACCTCAAAAGTTACTGTTGTTTGCCGCAACGAAGCAAATCAACTTGGTTCCTTAACCTTTGATTGGTCAGAAGTCAAAGCACGAGTCTTAGGACTGTTACCGATTTTTGAACAAGTTGTAGATATTGACGCTCGTCGTAAACTAGAACGCAAAACTCAAACCCAAGATTACGTCCAGTTTTGTGATTTACACCTAACCGACAGAAATTGCATTCTGCGACTTTACGACAATGGTTATGAATTTCAGCAAGGTCTAGAAATCATTTCCCAAGTTAGCCAAAATACAATCAGAATCAATTGGAATAGTTTATTGCATTGGCTTGAACAGCAAATGCCGCAAGTCAAAGTTTGGTCAGATTTCACACATTTTGCAGATACAGTATTAGATCAAACAGAAATGCTGAGTCAAATTCAATCTCACGTTCACCTATTTCGTAGGGAACAGACGAATTGGGACTCAGCATTTCATTTGTATAGCGGACTAGTATTTGTTAAGGGGGTGATGGATAGTGGGTTATGA
- a CDS encoding acyltransferase, with the protein MNTKNRLLEIDVLRGVAAISVVLFHYTTRYNQKYSHSDDVLMYFPQGHHGVELFFIISGFVIFMSLEKIQTGFEFIVGRFSRLYPAYWTCVILTYAIVNIAGLPNYRVSWDIAIINLSMFQLFFNISNVDGVYWTLGIELCFYFIMFIFYKSRLLKHIYEIAIIWLVLMALNIVLEKQGIISIETRVGILFFLRYSSLIFANLFLIGMMFYKKYREGFSLKQYSIITGCILIYKLQHSWKETILIIVFTAIFNFVLDNKMKFIVQQPLLFIGTISYSLYLIHQNIGYAIIYTFYKLGINPNISICIALIISILLATTITFKIEKPMMRFIKEQYKIRILVQR; encoded by the coding sequence ATGAATACAAAAAATAGACTCCTAGAAATTGATGTTCTCAGAGGGGTTGCAGCTATAAGTGTTGTACTATTTCATTACACAACTCGATACAACCAAAAGTATAGTCATTCAGATGATGTGTTAATGTACTTTCCTCAAGGTCATCATGGTGTTGAATTATTTTTCATAATTAGTGGCTTTGTAATTTTCATGAGCCTAGAGAAAATTCAAACTGGCTTCGAATTTATAGTTGGGCGTTTCTCACGGCTTTATCCAGCTTACTGGACTTGTGTTATTTTAACTTACGCAATTGTTAATATTGCTGGGCTACCTAACTATAGAGTTAGTTGGGATATTGCCATAATAAATCTCTCAATGTTCCAATTATTCTTTAATATTTCTAATGTTGATGGAGTTTACTGGACTTTAGGAATAGAATTATGCTTCTACTTTATTATGTTCATTTTTTACAAATCAAGGCTATTAAAGCATATATATGAAATCGCAATAATATGGCTGGTGTTGATGGCATTAAATATTGTATTAGAAAAACAAGGAATTATATCTATTGAAACCAGAGTTGGAATTTTATTTTTTCTTAGGTATAGTTCATTAATATTTGCTAATTTATTTCTAATCGGGATGATGTTTTATAAAAAATATAGAGAAGGGTTTTCGTTAAAGCAGTATAGTATTATTACTGGCTGTATATTAATATATAAACTTCAGCATTCTTGGAAAGAAACCATATTAATTATTGTTTTTACTGCAATATTTAATTTTGTATTGGATAATAAAATGAAATTTATTGTTCAACAGCCTCTATTATTTATAGGTACGATATCTTACAGTTTGTATTTGATTCATCAAAATATTGGTTATGCAATAATATATACCTTTTACAAATTGGGAATTAATCCTAATATAAGTATATGTATTGCTTTAATAATATCTATATTATTAGCAACTACAATCACATTTAAAATTGAAAAACCAATGATGCGGTTTATAAAAGAACAGTATAAAATCAGAATATTAGTACAAAGATAA
- a CDS encoding 16S rRNA (uracil(1498)-N(3))-methyltransferase, with translation MSQLQRIAIAPSQFQQGQIVLTKEQLHYLVRVLRLREGDRFIAMDGVGKWWLAQLAGEQAEVLEALLVETELPVSITLIMALPKGNGFDEVVRACTELGVACIAPVLSDRTLLHPSPQKLERWRRIAAEAAEQSERSFVPTILEPVAFNTAVTTNLATHRYICEARGEYPYLSKVLTDISGEIIIATGPEGGWTTKELENAIASGFQPVSLGRRILRAVTAPIVALSLIMAASEV, from the coding sequence ATGTCTCAGCTGCAAAGAATAGCGATCGCACCCTCTCAATTTCAACAAGGACAAATTGTTCTGACAAAAGAACAATTACATTATCTGGTGCGGGTATTGCGCTTGCGCGAGGGCGATCGCTTTATTGCAATGGATGGTGTAGGTAAATGGTGGTTAGCGCAGCTAGCTGGGGAGCAAGCAGAGGTTTTAGAAGCACTTTTAGTAGAAACTGAGTTACCAGTATCTATTACGTTGATCATGGCGTTGCCTAAAGGTAATGGATTTGATGAAGTAGTGCGTGCTTGTACAGAGTTGGGAGTAGCTTGTATTGCTCCTGTATTGAGCGATCGCACTTTACTTCATCCCAGTCCTCAAAAACTCGAACGCTGGCGGCGCATTGCCGCAGAAGCCGCAGAACAATCAGAACGCTCATTCGTACCAACAATTTTAGAACCTGTTGCTTTTAACACTGCTGTTACTACTAATCTGGCAACTCACCGTTATATTTGTGAAGCTCGTGGTGAGTATCCTTATTTAAGCAAGGTGCTGACTGATATCTCTGGTGAAATCATCATTGCAACTGGCCCAGAGGGAGGATGGACAACAAAAGAATTAGAAAATGCGATCGCATCTGGATTCCAACCTGTTTCCCTTGGTCGTCGCATCCTCCGAGCAGTTACAGCCCCAATAGTTGCTTTATCCCTAATTATGGCAGCCTCGGAAGTTTAA